DNA from Ignavibacteria bacterium:
CAAATCATTATAAATATCTTCATAATAATTTTTTACCGGTTTTGGATTTGAGCTGTCTGAATACTCAGGATAAATTTTTCTCACAGAAAGTTCATCAATCATTGTAATGCCATATCCTAAATTCAATAAATAATGTGCCATTGTATATCCCGCAGGTCCCGCACCTACAACAAGAACCTTCTCGCTATTATACTCCTGCATAATTGGGTTTTCAATATTCAGAGGATTCCATCTTGAAAGCAATGAATAAATCTCAAAGCCATAAGGAAGAGCTAAAATTTCTTTTAAGATGCTGGTCTCCACAAGCGGAATATTCACCGGCTCCTGTTTCTGAAACACACAGCCTTTCATGCAGTCGTTGCAAATGCGGTGTCCCGTTCCCGGGCACATCGGATTATCAATCATTATAATTGAAAACGATGCAAGAGGAAAGCCTTCTTTTCTTAATAAATGGGATTCAGAAATTTTTTCGTTAAGCGGACATCCGTAAAGCGTAACACCAAGAGGATTTTTTTGTATTGCACCGAATCGGTCTTTATATCCTGTCGAACAAGAATCTTTCTCGCGTTCGTGGCAATACATGCAGTAATCAACCTGGTTCAATATCTGGCGTGTTGTTCTCGGATGGTCGTTTAAGCTGAAACCGTCGCGCTCTCTGAAATGGTCGTGAGGATTTTCAATCAGCTCTGCAAAATTTTCGTCAGGTCTTTCAAAATGAACAAGATGGTCAAAATCTACTTTATGAGGTTCAAAATATGAAACCCAATTCTTTGTGTTTTTATCGAAATAATATTTTACAAAGCTCCATTTTTCAAGATTGCTCTGAATTTCTTTTATATTCTCATATTCCTCTTTATCACCGAGTAAGCCCTGTGACTTTAAATCGGTAATTAATTTGTTTGCATATTGCCTTACTTTATCCGAGATTACAAAATTTTCCGGAGCAAATTTGTCTCCTTCATAAAACCACTTAAACTCTTTTGCAATTTCCAGAATTTCAAGAATCATTTTTGCAGTTGCGTATTCTTCATCAATTTGAAAATCGTTCACATTGCAGAAAACTTTTTTAATCTTATTTACAAAATCATCCAGCTCATTCCAGTTTAAATCTTTTAAACTTTCTGGCTTATATTTCTTAAAAACAATTCTTTGAATGAACTCTTTCTTGAAGGAAAAAATGATTCTTTCACGTTCAGTATTGAAACGGATTTTTTCAAGCTCACCGGTGAGATTAAATAATTCACCGATAAAACGGGATTGAATTCTTGCCGCGTCAATAAGTATTTGAGAAATTTCCGGTTCTTTTAGACCTTCACCCTTTGAATCCCGATATGAAATGAATTTACCATAGGCGGCTTCATCCGAATTTTTAAAATAATTCAGAAAATCGTTATATAAAATTTTAAGCTTTGAGGGATTATTAAAGTCCTGGAATGTTATGTTGAAGCTTGGGTTTAAGAAGCTTGCTTCATCTTCTCTCATTAAAGGTTATTTAATTCGGAAATAACTTTATTAGATAACCCTAAAATATCTTATCGTTTTCTTAAAATCAATTTATCCATAAATGAACTTATGAGGGCAAGTCCGAGAATGGCAATAAATAATAAAAGATATCCTGAGGAAAATCCGATTGAGTTTGAGATGCTGTAACTCCATTGCTGCACCAGATTTGAAAAATCCTGAACAAGATTGTCGCTTCTTTGCGCGGCAGGCGAGGTTGACGTTGACATTAAATATCCAACGGCAACAATGGCAGAAACAAAAATTAAGGATATAAAAGCAGTTACATATTTCAATACCTTTGCTTCTTTTTTATCTTCGATGGCGAATTGTTTTGAGAGCTCAATTTCTTTAAGCAGACGGTCTGTGAAATCATAAGGCGCATCCACCATTAAAGAGGTTTTTATTTTATCATCTAAAAAGTTATCCATTTTCCCTTTTCTTGTTTCCATAATTAGAAATTAAAAATTTTTTTAATTTAAAAGCATTCATTTTATTATACATAATCAAAAATTTCTTCTTCGGAGTAATTTTCCAAAATAATTTCGCGAAGCTTTTCTTTTGCACGAAACAGGCGGTTTTTTACCGTTCCGACGGGCAATTTTAAGGTTTGTGTAATTTCTTCATAGCTCATATCATTCAGATAAAACATGTTAAGTATGATTGAATACTGCTCAGGCAAATTTTTTATGTATCTGTCAACCAGATCTTTAACTTCTTTTTCCGAAAAGTGCTTGTCCTGTATTGCTGTTCTTATGTCAGTTTCTTTTTCTGAAGTTAGGTTTTCTTTAAATCTTGAAGTCAGCTCATCGCCTTCCGAAAAATCCGAATCTTCAACATCAATCGAAATCATACTGAAATTAATTTTCTTTATTTTCTTGTAATTATCCACAGCAGTATTATAAACAATAGTATAAAAATAAGTTGAAAGCTTTGACTTTCCTTCAAACTGACCATCAAGGATTGCCCTGTATAGCTTTAAAAAAGATTCCTGAAGCGCATCTTCTGCATCCTCAGGATTCTTCAGGATTTTAATGCACAGGGAATATGCCTTATCCTTGTATTCATCGACAAAGAGCCGGAAGGAGTTTGAATCTCCTTCCTTAATTTGTTTTACAATGTTGTCCTTGTATTCTTTCAATCTTATTCAAATCTTGTTTGGTAAGACAGACATGACCCAAAGGGTGCCCCTGT
Protein-coding regions in this window:
- a CDS encoding FAD-dependent oxidoreductase; translation: MREDEASFLNPSFNITFQDFNNPSKLKILYNDFLNYFKNSDEAAYGKFISYRDSKGEGLKEPEISQILIDAARIQSRFIGELFNLTGELEKIRFNTERERIIFSFKKEFIQRIVFKKYKPESLKDLNWNELDDFVNKIKKVFCNVNDFQIDEEYATAKMILEILEIAKEFKWFYEGDKFAPENFVISDKVRQYANKLITDLKSQGLLGDKEEYENIKEIQSNLEKWSFVKYYFDKNTKNWVSYFEPHKVDFDHLVHFERPDENFAELIENPHDHFRERDGFSLNDHPRTTRQILNQVDYCMYCHEREKDSCSTGYKDRFGAIQKNPLGVTLYGCPLNEKISESHLLRKEGFPLASFSIIMIDNPMCPGTGHRICNDCMKGCVFQKQEPVNIPLVETSILKEILALPYGFEIYSLLSRWNPLNIENPIMQEYNSEKVLVVGAGPAGYTMAHYLLNLGYGITMIDELSVRKIYPEYSDSSNPKPVKNYYEDIYNDLNTRDSLGFGGASEYGITVRWDKNFLNVIYINLMRHKNFRIESGKQLGSDYTIEDAWNEGYKHIAMCVGAAKPNIVKVENANAEGVFYSTEFLSNLQIRDAINPDNDYIFKVKLPGIIIGGGLTAIDCSTELLNYYPVFLEKLFAGKGKDLEISDSEMLLYKEHYEQVRREKELAKSENRMPKLVELVRSWGGVKMIYRKRLNDAPSYRENHEEIIEALEQGVDIVELFSPVKFIVNESKQPVAAEFEKISFNKEKDKLIFKNSGKFEMLPAGTIVIAAGTNCNDIYNDEHPATFEIDPKTGYYVLFKPEQNGKMNLVPCEKGEKAVLTSYNKDGKFISIYGDSNSAFSGSVVKAMASAKFGAKVIDELLKQKS
- a CDS encoding RNA polymerase sigma factor — protein: MKEYKDNIVKQIKEGDSNSFRLFVDEYKDKAYSLCIKILKNPEDAEDALQESFLKLYRAILDGQFEGKSKLSTYFYTIVYNTAVDNYKKIKKINFSMISIDVEDSDFSEGDELTSRFKENLTSEKETDIRTAIQDKHFSEKEVKDLVDRYIKNLPEQYSIILNMFYLNDMSYEEITQTLKLPVGTVKNRLFRAKEKLREIILENYSEEEIFDYV